One window from the genome of Cyclobacterium amurskyense encodes:
- a CDS encoding DUF983 domain-containing protein: MNEQRSLTGAILKAKCPKCRKGNLFPVSVFSFRKLSQINQYCPNCGVELVPEPDFYYGAMYISYALSVALFINVMIVLNYVFDDPDLMVYIVSVVFFNIALLPIMLRYSKVLYLYGMGKISYEPNLK; encoded by the coding sequence ATGAATGAACAAAGAAGTTTGACTGGAGCCATTTTGAAGGCCAAGTGTCCAAAATGTAGAAAAGGAAATCTTTTCCCTGTTTCAGTTTTTAGTTTTAGAAAATTAAGCCAGATCAATCAATATTGTCCTAATTGTGGTGTAGAACTTGTACCAGAACCTGACTTTTATTACGGAGCAATGTACATTAGCTATGCCCTTTCGGTTGCCTTGTTTATCAACGTAATGATTGTTCTGAATTACGTTTTTGATGATCCAGACCTTATGGTCTACATCGTGTCCGTCGTTTTCTTTAATATAGCATTGTTGCCTATTATGTTAAGGTATTCTAAAGTCTTGTATCTATATGGCATGGGTAAGATATCCTATGAACCAAACCTGAAATAA
- a CDS encoding class I SAM-dependent methyltransferase: protein MILHKECPLCNSTSLLGFAIDTKRRGPHISRVQCSSCKLVFANPMADAAELNSYYNYYYEKDHYMAMDYKKIILDQYEYFKTIKPEDIGKETRHLKMLKSKSKFLDVGCGLGLGLAQANQLNCELYATEFDEGALEFVKNHFKIQTFKGDLWGANYPDNFFDFVHISHVIEHVLDPRAYVQEMSRILKPGGFLAIGTPDISSYLYRMHRWINLLQLKVPDVIDGLEHTFIFPKSGLRSLCIQEDLEVVDHYTYSLGEKISNLRHYKMPLSKKLNRLIQNAFHINQWIVCQKKPSI, encoded by the coding sequence ATGATTCTTCATAAAGAATGTCCACTTTGTAATTCCACATCACTATTAGGGTTTGCCATTGATACCAAAAGAAGAGGGCCCCATATTTCCAGGGTTCAATGCAGCTCTTGTAAATTGGTTTTTGCCAACCCAATGGCTGACGCAGCTGAGTTAAATAGTTATTACAATTATTATTATGAAAAAGATCATTATATGGCTATGGATTATAAAAAGATAATACTGGATCAATATGAGTACTTTAAAACCATTAAGCCTGAGGACATTGGTAAGGAAACAAGACACCTCAAGATGCTAAAATCAAAATCTAAATTTTTGGATGTAGGTTGTGGTTTGGGTCTGGGATTGGCACAAGCAAATCAGTTAAATTGTGAACTATATGCTACGGAATTTGATGAAGGAGCATTGGAATTTGTTAAAAATCATTTTAAGATACAGACTTTTAAGGGTGACCTTTGGGGAGCCAACTATCCAGACAATTTTTTTGATTTTGTTCATATTTCACATGTTATCGAACATGTACTTGATCCAAGAGCTTATGTTCAAGAAATGTCAAGAATTTTAAAACCAGGAGGATTTTTAGCAATAGGAACTCCGGACATCTCCAGTTATCTATACAGGATGCACAGGTGGATTAATCTATTACAGTTGAAAGTTCCAGATGTCATCGATGGACTTGAACACACTTTTATTTTTCCAAAATCAGGACTCCGTTCTTTATGTATTCAAGAAGATCTGGAAGTAGTAGATCACTATACCTATTCTCTTGGGGAAAAAATAAGTAATCTTAGACACTACAAAATGCCACTCTCAAAAAAACTCAATCGGTTGATTCAAAATGCTTTTCATATTAATCAATGGATTGTTTGCCAGAAAAAACCTTCAATCTGA